The Apium graveolens cultivar Ventura unplaced genomic scaffold, ASM990537v1 ctg8293, whole genome shotgun sequence genome includes the window GTTACTAgcgggctcgttattcactaccgtctttctcatgctctcctccactttgatgtacttcccggtCCTGTCTTGGtgctgtaacatgctttcaggggggcttggctaatgacatcttgaagaactcgtccctagttccctgttgtagtgctatcatagctaacttgtcatcaaggtctgggaccttCAAAGCTTCCTTGGTAAAATGATTTAGATAGTCTCTCAATGACTcttttgttccctgcacaatgctcatgaggaaTGCTAAACTTTTCTCATGCGCTCTCCTtagatgaattgcttaataaaagcttgacttagctCTTTGAAGGATCTAATAGAATTTAGAGGCAAACagctataccatctttgagccattcccgacagggttttAGGAAAGATCTAACACTAAATAGTGTCGTTCACGGGCTGCAGgaacagtgcattagagaatgtcctgacatgattaacGGGATCTCCGGTGCCATCgtaagctttgatggtgggcatcttaaattttcttgagatatgggcattcattatctcttcagtgaaagGTGGTGTGGGATCATCAGGTGCTCCTAGGGGCAGAAGATCACTTAGATCAGTCCTTAGAAAAATAGCCCTTATTTGCtgtggaccatccaggtctatgattggaggaggatttctcctcctcGGTGATAGTGGGGGTCTGGGTGTCAGGTGCACCTCCaggtcgcgcttcagcctttgaatctcagcctcgtgagctctgattctctcctgcacttcttgggaattcgtccctcgggtgctcctaggacgctggttaccatcaggcatcgaCTCCTTACCAgtacgcctccttcttggggccataTCATCATTTGATGATTCGGAGTCTCTCTTAGTGTAAGGGCCAAAGAATTCTTGATCAttcgggataggagccaaaccacgtatatattggggcgtctgcccttgtgcttcacttCGATTAGCATGTCCACTTTATCCAACCTCAGGGTATAtgggcatcccatatggggggttagtggtcacaatagtagaatactcatacccaacgggttgagaattcacaggtgtatgtagttgctgaaattgggaattcgtcccttgaggagccgtgGGATTCATCCCTTGTACAGCCGGGGGATTCCTCCCTTGTGGCTGAGATTCGGTTGCCCCTATCAGGACTCCTCCTTGGGTAGAGGCGTAGGACgagtgtgggggtatctccaTTGTTGAAGAAATTATTTGAGTTGTCCCAGCTGGTGTTCTTTTAGGGGTATTTTTTCCACTCCGCGTTCTCACCATGGTTCTTGTTATGATTTCCTATAGATGGCGCCAAATTTTATGGATtgaaaactagggtatattaattgctgtatttatcactagggttcgtgagctttgaggctcgatttgactgcacTTGTGTCTCGTGTCTTGATCCGCCTTaataagatgcctacgtaccttgctgattaccaaggatcaagtcaaaaaatgtagttctgatttgtcgggtgaggccccttatatagatgttaggaatccttaaattggactagagttaggagacttggtgggcaagtctctgaattagaatggactttggagtcctagaaaataggaaactgattccttatcctatgagatttCGTGGAGACCAATCTCCAAGGAAATGTGTCCTTACTTGGACTTTATTTATCAgttgatttatcccttattaattaatcaggaaattaattaatatccagggttttgggccctttctaatggGTTTTATTGTTAGCCTAATTCTGATATAATATtgtgatattaattacgcaatcaggaaTTTATTTTACTTCATATCAGATAGACATCAGTATTTCTATACCAACTGATGTAATAAgtctattttaaaaaaatgatctAGAGTGCCTCCCCTATTTTCCCCttagccaaataattcattccgTCTTAAAAACTCCCCCTTTAGAAAATTTAAAGTCCTCATATCCCCTTTTTAACTTTACACATaacaataaaattaaatttaaattaaaacacATATACATACTCTCATATCTAAAAACATAAAATGTAAGAAAAATCAAATAAATCAAAAACTCTCCTCTATATCCCTCTCTCTCGTCGTCTGAAGAACAACTCCATCTAACTGTCTCAACCGAAGAAAAAATATTGATCTCTCTTTCTGCTTTATGCGCACTATCTCTGTGCTTTATGTGTTCCATCTTTATGTGCTCGGCTGCTCTCTCCATTACTCTCTGTGTGTTCTCACCGAACTTTGAAAAGGTCGTCGGAGGTTTTCTAAAGTTCAACCCAAAATTTAAAGCTCAATTAAAAGGTTAAAACTTGAATTGGGTATACTTTAAACCCTTATTTTAAAACAGGGGTTTTaatttgaaaccctaatttttatttagTTGAGTAATTGATTGAATTGAGCATGTTAAACTTTTATTTAGTGGAGTAATTGTTTAAATTATTTACGTGAGTGTCAATTTTGATGTATATGTGGGTAtctatttttgtatttttatttatGAATTATGTGTCATTATGAGAAATTAGGAGGATACATTGCGCGTATGTACATTTTTATGTGCACATATAACATGTGTTAACTTTTAACTAATCCTGTGTGTTATACGAGCCTCACTGAGTTATTACTAATGTATATATCTGTGTATCTTTGTGTTTTGTTGTGTGATTTATTACAGAGGTGCAAAATTTTAACACCGCCGAGGTGCAAAATTTAGAATAAGTTTAGTCAGTGATGCTTAAATTATCTAACAATTCTATAGTATATATAAAGCCATTCACATCTATGTTCAGGTGTACCTGATTGATAATTGTAGAGGCTCTTAAGTACAAATTTGAATGTGTAGAATGCACATTCTACACATAGTAATATACTGAGCATTTAGCTTATAAATTAGAGAAGACAACAATGTCCCGACCTGCAATATAAAAACTTGATTGTTAAAACTTATACGAAGACTTTTTCACTACCAATTAGTGTTAAATATAAGCAAGAACAATACTGTTAAACAGAAATGAAAGCAGCTATATTGATAACTGATGAGTTTTACAATCTGAGAAAGTTAACTAAACAAATGCAACTGAAGCAAATTATCTAAAACTACTGAGCCTAAACTGATAGATACAAACCAGGGCTAAACACCTTCGTTTTCTCCACGACTTATTCTCCTAACTACACATCCTAACAACTCTGGAGTCCTACTCTTACTGCAATACTAATACTAGTGACCAGCtgatttatttaaacaataaaccaAATAAAACGTTTAGATTAATTCCAACATACACCCCCTTATCTAAACTGACTTGAGCTGCTTAACACCCAACAGATTCCTCATTTTCTCAAACTTTGCTACGGACAGTGCTTTAGTGAGAATGTCTGCACGCTGCTCATTTGTGGCTGACATATTTAATTTTGATCAGACCTTGTTCCACGCATTCTCGTATAAAATGATAGCGAATGTCCTATGTGCTTGCTCCTACCATGGAAGACCGGATTCTTGGCGAGATCAACAGCAGAATGATTATCGATATATAACATGACAGGCCCGCGGCATTCAACCATCTGAAATGTAACTAAGAACTCGTTGCAGCCATATCCCTTGACAAGCAGCTGTTGTGGCTGCCATAAATTCTGCTTCACACGCCGATAATGCAACACAATCTTTGTTTTCTGGAAATCCAAGTTATTGAGACTGTCATCAAGGTAAACGCCACTCACCGGTGCTCTACGATCATCCACACATCCTGCCAAGTCGCTATCTGAATAACCTGCCAGGCAAATAGTTACCTTTTCCAGCCTTGTACAGTAATCCAAATCCAAGGTTCCTCGTACATAACGCAATATTACTCTAGCTGCAGAGAGATGTAACATAGTTGGGCGTTCCATGAACCGACTGACACTCCTACTGCATAGGCGATATCAGGCCTGGTGTGCACTAGGTAGCGCAAACCTccaattatggatttaaattctGTCGGGTCACAGGTTCACCATTTTCATCTTTGTGCAGCAGAAATTTCGGTTTCCATAGGATATCTGACGGGATTACAGTCACTCATACCCGCCTTCTCCAGAATTTTCTTAGCGTAAGCCGTTTGTTTTAGTTCAATAAACCCCTGGCCTTGCTCGACTTCCAGACCAAGATAATAAGTGAGTCGTCCCAAATCAGACATCTCAAATTCCCTGCCCATTTGCTCCTTGAAGTTGATTATGTGTGAAGTACTGGTGCCGGTGATCAAAAGATCATCACGTAGACACCAACGGCCAATGACTCGGTTCCATCTCTCCTGGTGTAAACAGCGTGCTCAAACGGACATTTAACAAACCCCAAATTGTGAAGACATTTATTGAGCTGAGCATACCAGGCCCTCGGTGCCTGACGTAAACCGTAAAGGGCCTTTAACAACCTGTACACCTTTGACTCTTGTCCTCTTTTAACATACCCTTTAGGCTGCGCGACATACACCTCTTCCTGCAATTCTCCGTGAGGAAAGCTGATTTTACATCAAGATGGTGTACTTCCCAAGAATTCTTTGCCGCAAGAGCTAGTAAAAGTCTTACTGTTTCAAGCCGTGTAACCGGGGCGCAAACCTCCTCATAATCTATCCCATGTTTCTGAACATAACCCTTTGCCACTAACCGAGCTTTGTGTTTACAACCTCGCCATTAGTATCCTTCTTAGCCTTGAAAACCCACTTTAAGTCGATGGCTTTATGCCCCTTAGGCAGGTCTGTAGAACCCAGGGTCGGTTTTTCTCGATAGCATCGAGTTCAGCTTTCATTGCGTCCTTCCAGATTCGACTCTTAGTAGCTTGCTCATATAACACAGGTTCATCGATGCTCAACAAGTGCAATTCCTCTATTAACTCTAAGTCTTCATCTTGAGCATAAATATCATTCAGATTTCTGAACCTCAAAGGTGCACTACTTTCGCTTGAGGTAGCTGAGATACTTCCTTCGTTTATTTCAGATCTAGATTCAGTACTCTGAACGACAGACGCATTAATTTGAGGAGTTGCAGTCTGACTCTGACTCGAGGTACGGCTGCTTGATTGCGGTATGGTCACAATGGTGTCTTCACTGTCTGCGGTTTCAGCCTCAGGTTCAATATCTTCTATTCCCACCACTATGAACTTTCCAACTTCGGCACTTGTCGATTCACTGTGATTCCAGGACCAGCTTTTCTCTCTTCAAAACAAACATCCCGACTGACATGTATAACTCCTGTGGTTGGGTCATACAGCCGATGGGCCTTTGTGCCCGGTTCTCTACCAAAGTACACAACTCGTTTGCTTCTGTCATCCAACTTTTTAACATAGA containing:
- the LOC141704843 gene encoding uncharacterized protein LOC141704843, which encodes MGQVKFGDGVYDGKLLIKVQRGTNRLYKLCVKGVRGDCLLSKVEDETRLWNLRLGHVNFTAMQLMSRKQMVWWPTKNGVVERRNRTVVAMGRSMLKEWNVPSEMWGEALDTQFMYSTNCPLEPSQKSRLTRPAYMKIPNVYVKKLDDRSKRVVYFGREPGTKAHRLEKSWSWNHSESTSAEVGKFIVVGIEDIEPEAETADSEDTIVTIPQSSSRTSSQSQTATPQINASVVQSTESRSEINEGSISATSSESSAPLRFRNLNDIYAQDEDLELIEELHLLSIDEPVLYEQATKSRIWKDAMKAELDAIEKNRPWEEVYVAQPKGYVKRGQESKVYRLLKALYGLRQERWNRVIGRWCLRDDLLITGTSTSHIINFKEQMGREFEMSDLGRLTYYLGLEVEQGQGFIELKQTAYAKKILEKAGMSDCNPVRYPMETEISAAQR